The sequence TTCATCGGCCAATGATGTTGACACTTATGTTTTTGATAACAGAAGCAACAAGGTTTCGCGGGTAGATTCGCTCAGCAACTCGTTTAACAGCGTTACCTACACGCAATCCATTGGTATTAATTATAACTACGGGGCCGCTAAATGGCGGTATAATATTGGCCTTAATGCCAATGCCGCCCTGTTGAGCAATCACGATTTGCGGCTGGGGCAAACCTTTACCAATAATACCATTAATTACGCCCCCAGCCTTAACTATGGCCGTACGCTGGCTTTGGGTAAAACACTTTCGCTTAACTACTCGGGCAATACCCAAAGCCCTAACATTAACCAGTTGCAGCCCATACGTAACGCGCAAAGCCTGCAAAACATCCTGGTGGGTAACCCCGATCTGAAAACCTCGTTCAGCCATAGCCTGAGCGGCAACTTTAACTACGTGCAGAAGTCGGGCCGATCGCTGATGGTGGGCATGAATGCCGCTACCACGCAAAACGAGATCGTTACAGATGTAACACTGCTGCCCGATACCCTGGGCAGTTTAAAGCAGGTTACCCGTTACGAAAACATCAACGGCAACTACCAGGTGAACGGCAATTACAGCATCAACATCCCTATTAAGCAAAATAAGTTCTCGGTAAGTTACTCGGGGCGCATGGGTTTTTCAAACCGGGCTATTTTGTTTAACCATCAAAAAACATCGGGCAAGGGCGCTAATTTTAGCCAGCAGGTATCGGGCCGCATGTCGTTTAAAAAACTGATGGTGAACGCGCAGCTGAGCTATAATGTAACCAATAACAACAATACCGGGTCGCGCTATGGTTCTTTTAACTATGCTACGCTGGGAATTGGGCAGATAGCCGCGCCTACCTTTTTTAAAACAACGGTGATGGGCGCATCCCTGCAAGGCAACCTGAACCTAACCAAACTGCGGCTTAACGGCAATGTAAGCTACAGCACCAGCCATAACAGCGGGGCTACCGACCAGGTGATCCCCCGCAACAGCGATATCAGCCTGAACCTGGGCGGCAACTTCACCATCCACAAAACCTGGTTTACCGATTTTAGCAGCAGCAAACGGATCAACTATGGCTATGCCTTCCCTACCCCCAGCCCCCTGCTGCTTAACATGGGCGTTGGAAAAACCTTTTTAAAGAACCGCTCGCTCAGTATGTCGTTTAGGGCTACCGACCTGCTGGCGCAGGGAAACACCATCTCGCGGTCGGTATCGGGCAATACCGTTACCGACAGCCGCAACCTGCAGCCAACCCGGGTATTCTCGCTCAACCTCAATTATAGTTTATCGCAGTTTGGGGGCCGGAATTTCAGGGTTGATCCGGATTGAGGACCGGGGTAGCCGGTTCCTGGGGTATATCATTATACTTCGATGATTATAGATGAAAAAAGGTTAACACAATGTAACATAATTTGATGTTATTTTTTATGTAAATAATTGACAATCAAATTATTAAGTTAAAAACCAGCGAAAAATGTGTTACACTTAGTGATACTGAACGAATCGATATATATAACGTTGTTAAACAGGTGATTATATATTATTAACGCGACACGCATCTATCATAACCTTGCAAACTTACCGCCCTTACGCTTGTCTGCGGCGAGCGCTTAACATGGTTCAGCGTCTGCGACGCTAAATGGTGTGCAGGACAAGCGGTTATGTTAGTCGTACTTTGCAAACGTACCGCAAGCGAGGTCGCTTGCTGTAGCGGAGGGCGGTAGCGAAGGGCATACTCACGCCAGTTTTGAGCTGCAAACTCGCGCCAGCGATGGGAAAAATAAGTTATTAACAACCTTACTATGCGCGTATTGTGTAGTTACTTTTGATTATAAAAATCAAAGGTTGTGAAATTTGTAATGAAATCTTATAAAGTAGCCGAATTCTTAAGCGAGGTGAAAAATTTGTGTTCAAAGCAGGGGATAGTTGAACCGAATCAGATAACTATTGATCATGAAAACGATATGAGTTCAGTAGAATATAGCAGTTTTTTTATAGCTAAGTTAACACCTGAACAGTTTAATGAATTGAAGTCATTGATTAGTTAATTAAAAATGCTTGTACCCATCTCTCAGCAAATATCTCCGTATTTTGCTCCTTTACTCACCGGAATTATATCAATTGCAGTTGCTGTTATAAGTTATTATAACTATCGACTGAACAAGACATTGAATATTAAGAATCAATTATTCAATGAAAAACTAAAAAAATACATTGAGTTAAGTCGCAAAATAGCAGAGTTTGTAGAACTCCTTGATATTATTGGCCCTAAAATAAATCTTCTTTCTTCAGCGGCAGGAAATATTCACGAGCTTGAAGAATTGGGATTAAAAGCAAATGAGATTGGGTTAGGTATTCAATACTTAATAATCGAATCGCATATGCTTGTTCCAGAAGAAATAATCAAACGAATGACAGTATTTGCTGAATGTCAAAATCTTGGATTACCACATGACCTCACAAAAGTTAATTCAACAACATATTGGGAACATGACCAAGATATTAGAAAAAAAGGCGAGGATCTTATCATGGCATTGCGAAATGACTTAGGAGTTGAAAAATTAAGCGTAAAATTTGGAGATACTTCCCCAAAAAAAAATCAGTAAAATAATCTTGACAACACTCCGCTACCGCAAGCGTCTGCTTATCTTACTCATAGCTGGCGTATATGCATTATCGCGTAAACGATAGTGTATTTTATGTTATTCTGTATTCCAATAGGCATCTTCTGCGTTCTCCCCATAATCCTCTCTTAAATAATTTTCAAAACTTTGGCGATCGTACTTATCATTTTCTTCTTGCGGAGTTCTACTAAAAATAGTTCCGTTTAAATATACAGGGTTTTTAAACTTTCGATGTAAAGGAAATTCCAGAATAAGTCGATTCGTAATAACTTTAAAAGAAAAATTGTCTGCTATTAATTCTAAATTATGTACTTCATCTAAGCTATTGTACTCTTCACATCTAAGGTGATAATCGTCGCCACTTTCATCAATTTGGTCGAATACATTATTATCAAGAAGGTTAATAAAATGATTTTTCTGGGGTATTCTAAGCCTGACCCCATTTATTAATGGAATATATCTATATGACCAATTAGCTCTTGTTTGACGTATAACAACTAATTCATTAGATGAAGTTGAAAATCCAACAAGAACTTCCATCTCGGTCCCTTTATGTGTGAAAAATGAAAAGCCAGTATGTACTACAATTATTTCATCATCACTCTTGTTCAATTTAGTTGAATATATTGATGCATTGAGAATTTTTATTACGTCATCAATTCCTCCGTTATACAATCCGTTTAAAATTTCCGAATACTTCATGGCTTATATTTTTAACAACGACCCAATGATAGCGCAGCGAATGCCCCAATGACTAAACAGACTGGCACAACTCCACCAAAACCCCATTCGTCCCCTTCGGGTGCACAAAGCAAACCAGCTTATTATCGGCCCCGCGTTTGGGTTCTTCGTTCAGTAAAACAAAGCCCTCGGCGCGCAGGCGCTGCATTTCGGCGTATATATCTTCAACCTCAAAGGCTATGTGGTGTATGCCTTCGCCTTTTTTGGCGATAAATTTGGCAATGGCGCTATCGGGGTGGGTGGCTTCCAGCAGTTCTATTTTGTTGGGGCCGGTTTGCAAAAAGGCGGTCTTTACGTGTTCGCTGGCCACTTCTTCTACCTTGTAAATGCCGGTATTTAACAGCTTTGTGTAAATATCGCCGGCGGTTTCGATGCTGTTTACGGCGATGCCAATATGTTCTACCTTTTTCATAGACAAATATTGCAAATTAATGACCCCCTGCAACACATATTGTAACATAAAACTAAAAGTTTACTTATCTTTGTACTCAGAATTTTATTGCTATGGAACTTCCTATTTATTTAGATAACAACGCTACTACGCCAATGGACCCACGGGTGCTGGAGGCTATGCTGCCCTATTTTAACAGCAAGTTTGGTAACGCGGCC comes from Mucilaginibacter mali and encodes:
- the mce gene encoding methylmalonyl-CoA epimerase, whose product is MKKVEHIGIAVNSIETAGDIYTKLLNTGIYKVEEVASEHVKTAFLQTGPNKIELLEATHPDSAIAKFIAKKGEGIHHIAFEVEDIYAEMQRLRAEGFVLLNEEPKRGADNKLVCFVHPKGTNGVLVELCQSV